A genomic segment from Sandaracinaceae bacterium encodes:
- a CDS encoding transposase — translation MPAAATAAPPTLALTYERRDPSAGPLHQLLSDKLEKYLEARAERPLPGFAVDTLRGFLRCGILRHGFARFRCDDCAQSRLVALSCKRRAFCPRCVGRKMADQAKHLVENVLPPVPFRQWVLSFPHALRWRMAHNHELTLGVWGIARAAIDAIYRARAASVGPPGQHSSARPGSVMAIQRFGGALNLNVHFHALYTDGSFYERSDGQLVFLHAAPPTVAELAALVADIKRRVVQLLQKLGLGPDEDDDWDAQQLLFGMGELYGEGVFHKGAQRLRNGKPRVPSTFARLKAHEDGFDLDAHVTVAAGARASLEQLVRYILRPPLKETRLTLHATSVELTLKTPWSDGTTQILLTHDRFIDRLVTLVPPPRVNTLLYGGLFAANARLRPLAVAYQRPGVFPRKRARPA, via the coding sequence GTGCCCGCCGCCGCCACCGCTGCACCGCCCACCCTCGCGCTCACCTACGAGCGCCGGGACCCGAGCGCAGGCCCGCTGCATCAGCTCCTCAGCGACAAGCTGGAGAAGTACCTGGAAGCCCGCGCCGAGCGCCCGCTCCCCGGCTTCGCGGTCGACACGCTCCGTGGCTTCCTCCGCTGCGGCATCCTCAGACACGGCTTCGCCCGCTTCCGCTGCGACGACTGCGCCCAGAGCCGCCTCGTGGCCCTCAGCTGCAAGCGTCGCGCCTTCTGCCCCCGCTGCGTGGGCCGGAAGATGGCGGACCAGGCCAAGCACCTGGTGGAGAACGTCCTGCCGCCCGTCCCCTTTCGTCAGTGGGTGCTGTCCTTCCCGCACGCGCTGCGCTGGCGCATGGCCCACAACCACGAGCTCACCCTCGGCGTGTGGGGCATCGCCCGAGCGGCCATCGATGCGATCTACCGTGCCCGCGCTGCCAGTGTCGGGCCGCCTGGCCAGCACAGCAGCGCCCGCCCAGGCAGTGTCATGGCCATCCAGCGCTTCGGCGGTGCGCTGAACCTCAACGTGCACTTCCACGCGCTCTACACGGACGGCTCGTTCTACGAGCGCAGCGACGGCCAGCTCGTGTTCCTGCACGCCGCCCCACCCACCGTGGCGGAGCTCGCCGCGCTGGTGGCCGACATCAAGCGGCGCGTGGTCCAGCTGCTGCAGAAGCTGGGCCTCGGGCCAGACGAGGACGACGACTGGGACGCCCAGCAGCTCTTGTTTGGCATGGGCGAGCTCTACGGCGAGGGCGTCTTCCACAAGGGCGCCCAGCGCCTGCGCAACGGAAAGCCCCGCGTCCCAAGCACGTTCGCCCGACTCAAGGCGCACGAAGACGGCTTTGATCTCGACGCCCACGTCACCGTGGCCGCCGGAGCCCGCGCGAGCCTCGAGCAACTGGTCCGCTACATCCTGCGTCCACCCCTCAAAGAAACACGACTCACCCTCCATGCCACCAGCGTGGAACTGACACTGAAGACACCCTGGAGCGACGGCACCACCCAGATACTCTTGACGCACGACCGCTTCATCGACCGCCTGGTCACCCTGGTCCCTCCACCGCGCGTCAACACCCTGCTGTATGGTGGCCTCTTCGCCGCGAACGCCCGCCTCCGCCCCCTGGCGGTGGCCTACCAGCGCCCGGGCGTGTTCCCACGCAAGCGCGCCCGGCCAGCCAA
- a CDS encoding DUF3556 domain-containing protein has product MKLIKPTLAEYDVYAWEKLPLPERARQVCLAWCLEGYGSPLAVYVFYLLKVAGYIALWFFFCGFTPGLGSTADFGAWWSHPVAFQKAILLTMTMEALGLAGSSGPLTGRYLPPFGGFLYFLRPGTTKLALFPQLPVLGGSQRTVVDVLLYASVIGLSVFGLVSPAISTHVFLALAVLVPLMGVADKTLFLAARAEHYFPTILCFALLPNWIAGAKAVQLAIWFWAGVSKCNHHFPTVVGVMTSNHPILQPKWLRRRVYKSYPSDVRPAAHTTALAHFGTLLELLMPMLLAFAVGGWPLTLGLVGMVGLHFFIFSNMPMAVPLEWNVMAVYGGFALFYAHPEVSFWQIESIPVALVLLTSLVVVPLLGNLFPERLSFLVSMRYYAGNWPYSVWLFRGDSAKKMQALKMPAPWVYAQLERLYAPHEARSIVSKVLGFRMMHLQGRALSELIPKMVDDLAAYDYYDGEIISGLVLGWNFGDGHLNNERLLRIVQESCGFEEGELRVLCVEAQPMLKPTMAYRIYDAKCGLMTEGKVDVNAMRDRQPWDAPTSSRVPEN; this is encoded by the coding sequence ATGAAGCTCATCAAGCCCACGCTCGCCGAGTACGACGTCTACGCCTGGGAGAAGCTGCCGCTGCCCGAGCGCGCGCGCCAAGTGTGCCTCGCGTGGTGCCTCGAGGGCTATGGCTCGCCCCTGGCCGTGTACGTGTTCTACCTGCTGAAGGTGGCGGGCTACATCGCGCTCTGGTTCTTCTTCTGCGGCTTCACCCCTGGCCTCGGCAGCACCGCGGACTTCGGCGCGTGGTGGTCGCACCCGGTGGCGTTCCAGAAGGCCATCCTGCTCACCATGACCATGGAGGCGCTGGGCCTCGCGGGCTCGAGCGGCCCACTGACTGGGCGCTACCTGCCTCCGTTCGGCGGCTTCCTGTACTTCTTGCGGCCAGGCACCACCAAGCTCGCGCTCTTCCCCCAGCTGCCCGTGCTGGGCGGCAGCCAGCGCACGGTGGTGGATGTGCTGCTGTACGCGAGCGTCATCGGCCTGAGCGTGTTCGGGCTGGTGTCGCCGGCCATCTCCACACACGTGTTCCTGGCGCTAGCCGTGCTGGTGCCGCTCATGGGTGTGGCGGACAAGACGCTGTTCCTCGCGGCGCGCGCGGAGCACTACTTCCCCACCATCTTGTGCTTTGCGCTGCTGCCCAATTGGATCGCGGGCGCGAAGGCCGTGCAGCTCGCCATCTGGTTCTGGGCGGGGGTGTCCAAGTGCAACCACCACTTCCCCACGGTGGTGGGCGTGATGACCAGCAACCACCCCATCCTGCAGCCCAAGTGGCTGCGGCGGCGCGTCTACAAGAGCTACCCAAGCGACGTGCGGCCCGCGGCGCACACCACGGCGCTGGCGCACTTCGGCACGCTGCTGGAGCTGCTCATGCCCATGCTGCTGGCCTTCGCGGTGGGCGGCTGGCCGCTCACGCTGGGCCTCGTGGGCATGGTGGGCCTCCACTTCTTCATCTTCAGCAACATGCCCATGGCCGTGCCCCTCGAGTGGAACGTCATGGCGGTCTACGGCGGATTCGCGCTCTTCTACGCGCACCCCGAGGTGAGCTTCTGGCAGATCGAGAGCATCCCCGTGGCGCTGGTGTTGCTCACTTCGTTGGTGGTGGTGCCGCTGCTGGGCAACTTGTTCCCGGAGCGGCTCTCATTTCTGGTGTCCATGCGCTACTACGCGGGCAACTGGCCCTACTCGGTGTGGCTCTTCCGCGGCGACAGCGCGAAGAAGATGCAGGCGCTGAAGATGCCCGCGCCGTGGGTCTATGCGCAGCTCGAGCGCCTGTACGCGCCGCACGAGGCGCGCTCCATCGTGAGCAAGGTGTTGGGCTTCCGCATGATGCACCTGCAGGGCCGCGCGCTGTCGGAGCTCATCCCCAAGATGGTGGATGACCTGGCCGCCTACGACTACTACGACGGCGAGATCATCAGCGGCCTGGTGCTGGGCTGGAACTTCGGCGACGGGCACCTCAACAACGAGCGCCTGCTGCGCATCGTGCAGGAGAGCTGCGGCTTCGAGGAGGGTGAGCTGCGCGTGCTGTGCGTGGAGGCGCAGCCAATGCTGAAGCCCACCATGGCGTATCGGATCTATGACGCGAAGTGTGGGCTGATGACCGAGGGCAAGGTGGACGTGAACGCGATGCGCGACCGGCAGCCGTGGGATGCGCCGACGTCTTCGCGTGTTCCGGAGAACTAG
- a CDS encoding DUF1003 domain-containing protein, translated as MSTPNKATAPASTTAPTGEHHHLRFHAGSVHLAPAFGGDWFGVRAERFARFFGTPTFLIAQSLLVLVWIVLNAAGVVAFDLYPFILLNLAFSLQAAYAAPLILLAQTRQADRDKAAAENDARHREDLAREALRQQDESHTQLNLLVTLINRNTELTELTHKLSLQIDGLTREIHEQVTARGAQPGTPR; from the coding sequence ATGAGCACTCCCAACAAGGCAACGGCGCCGGCTTCCACCACTGCCCCCACGGGGGAGCACCACCACCTGCGCTTCCACGCGGGCAGCGTGCACCTCGCGCCCGCCTTCGGAGGCGACTGGTTCGGAGTGCGCGCCGAGCGCTTCGCGCGCTTCTTCGGCACGCCCACGTTCCTGATCGCGCAGAGCTTGCTGGTGCTGGTGTGGATCGTCCTGAACGCAGCGGGTGTGGTGGCCTTCGACCTCTACCCGTTCATCTTGCTGAACCTGGCCTTCAGCCTTCAAGCGGCCTATGCGGCACCGCTCATCTTGCTTGCCCAGACGCGCCAAGCCGACCGCGACAAGGCCGCCGCCGAGAACGACGCGAGGCACCGCGAAGACCTCGCGCGCGAGGCGCTCCGCCAACAGGACGAGAGCCACACCCAGCTGAACCTCCTGGTCACGCTCATCAACCGGAACACCGAGCTGACCGAGCTGACGCACAAGCTCAGCTTGCAGATCGACGGGCTGACCCGTGAGATCCACGAGCAGGTCACGGCGCGAGGAGCGCAGCCTGGGACGCCCCGGTGA
- a CDS encoding histidine kinase, with translation MSSPAAASSGPPSPGLHSATHAGLASTWRALAEARRAVPITLVCSALLATEYLTTRSLPALLTLLGFLVAFVLLVPAAWRWVERGSRAPARGLAYGLLCVSLVALTTVGLPPLLGFEPYVAHPPAAAAILTLAAMAGFILGRDIDLSAGLIMAEQRSSELLREAENARLLALRQHLDPHFLFNTLGAIAEWCREDPLVAERALLELSTMLRTLFDGIRTPLWPIAREVEVLLALQRLYALRDDERYPLNTDLSGLSSADMVEIPPLVLLPLFENALTHGAPGAPLSLALAVTAGALEVTLWNSGEYRGRREGGTGIDTAERRLRIAFGSAAQLSVVAEPRDGVAGTCTRVRIAASPPRTPGASA, from the coding sequence GTGAGCTCGCCCGCGGCAGCGTCGTCGGGCCCGCCATCGCCCGGGCTTCACTCCGCCACTCACGCCGGCCTGGCCAGCACCTGGCGCGCGCTGGCCGAGGCGCGGCGCGCGGTGCCCATCACGCTGGTCTGTTCGGCCTTGTTGGCCACCGAGTACCTGACCACCCGCAGCCTGCCCGCGCTGTTGACGCTGCTGGGGTTCCTGGTCGCGTTCGTACTGCTGGTGCCCGCCGCGTGGCGCTGGGTGGAACGGGGCTCGCGTGCTCCCGCCCGTGGGCTCGCGTATGGCCTGCTGTGCGTGTCGCTCGTGGCGCTCACCACGGTGGGCCTTCCCCCGCTGCTGGGCTTCGAGCCCTACGTGGCGCACCCGCCGGCGGCGGCGGCCATCCTGACGCTGGCCGCCATGGCGGGGTTCATCCTGGGGCGCGACATCGACCTGTCCGCGGGCCTCATCATGGCCGAGCAGCGCAGCTCCGAGCTGCTGCGAGAGGCCGAGAACGCGCGCCTGCTGGCGCTGCGCCAGCACCTCGACCCGCACTTCTTGTTCAACACGCTGGGGGCCATCGCCGAGTGGTGCCGCGAAGACCCGCTGGTGGCGGAGCGCGCTCTCTTGGAGCTCTCCACCATGCTGCGCACGCTCTTCGACGGCATCCGCACGCCGCTCTGGCCCATCGCGCGCGAGGTGGAGGTGCTGCTGGCGCTCCAGCGCCTGTACGCGCTGCGCGACGACGAGCGCTATCCGCTGAACACGGACCTTTCGGGGCTATCCTCGGCGGACATGGTCGAGATCCCGCCGCTGGTGCTGCTGCCCCTGTTCGAAAACGCGCTCACGCACGGCGCGCCCGGAGCCCCCTTGTCGCTGGCGCTGGCCGTCACAGCCGGGGCGCTCGAGGTCACGCTCTGGAACTCCGGCGAGTACCGCGGGCGCCGCGAGGGGGGAACGGGCATCGACACCGCAGAGCGTCGCCTGCGCATCGCGTTCGGGAGCGCAGCCCAGCTGAGCGTGGTGGCCGAGCCTCGGGACGGAGTGGCCGGCACCTGCACCCGCGTCCGCATCGCGGCGTCGCCCCCGCGCACGCCCGGAGCCTCGGCATGA
- a CDS encoding response regulator transcription factor, protein MTPLRVIVADDEKMARKRVTRLLEQLGNTVLVAECRSGDEVLRHLDPAHVDVALLDVDMPGMNGLETARLAALRGVPVIFLTAHEQHAVEAFQHGAVHYLLKPVDAPALEQALARLRARMLAAQVTQPDTKLPDRVALTVRGDVVLVPPASITHALYDGELVTVFTAARSYITDESLQDLEARVTGQSLMRVHRRALLNLSHVERLRALPTGGYTAVLSGGAEVPVSRQAARDLRKRLGV, encoded by the coding sequence ATGACCCCGCTGCGCGTCATCGTGGCCGACGACGAGAAGATGGCCCGCAAGCGCGTCACGCGGCTCCTCGAGCAGCTGGGCAACACCGTGCTGGTGGCCGAGTGTCGCTCGGGCGACGAGGTGCTGCGCCACCTGGACCCGGCCCACGTGGACGTGGCCCTGCTGGACGTGGACATGCCCGGCATGAACGGGCTCGAGACGGCTCGGCTCGCGGCGCTGCGCGGGGTGCCGGTCATCTTCCTCACGGCCCACGAGCAGCACGCGGTGGAAGCGTTCCAGCACGGCGCGGTGCACTACCTGCTCAAGCCCGTGGACGCCCCTGCGCTAGAGCAGGCCCTCGCGCGGCTGCGCGCCCGCATGCTCGCAGCGCAGGTCACCCAGCCGGACACCAAGCTGCCGGACAGGGTGGCGCTCACCGTGCGCGGAGACGTGGTGCTGGTGCCGCCCGCGTCCATCACGCATGCGCTCTACGACGGCGAGCTGGTCACCGTGTTCACGGCGGCGCGGTCCTACATCACCGACGAGTCGCTGCAGGACCTCGAGGCGCGGGTCACGGGGCAGTCGCTCATGCGGGTGCATCGCCGCGCGCTCTTGAACCTCAGCCACGTGGAGCGCCTGCGCGCGCTGCCCACCGGGGGCTACACGGCCGTGCTGAGCGGCGGCGCCGAGGTGCCCGTGTCGCGCCAGGCGGCCCGCGACCTGCGCAAGCGCTTGGGCGTCTGA
- a CDS encoding fasciclin domain-containing protein — MTTRHAPSSFVTALALLLALGASACGSSGAPATEEPTTGGESESAPITVTTWTMACTAPIEALSQVPEASRFLQLLEPAQLVQALTEMQGGTVFVPTNAALEALPAAIEQDPAALRNFLAGHFTMGTVSTALLLEAGSVELFDQQRTSLPVVTSRGATTVGPAHVIRPDLRCEGVTIHLVDSVLPVGAFDPSESPNPFQVNLWRMPAE, encoded by the coding sequence ATGACGACGCGGCACGCCCCCTCCTCCTTCGTCACCGCCCTCGCGCTCCTGCTCGCGCTCGGAGCCAGCGCCTGCGGGTCCTCGGGTGCACCCGCCACGGAAGAGCCCACCACGGGCGGCGAGTCCGAGAGCGCGCCCATCACGGTCACCACGTGGACCATGGCGTGCACCGCGCCGATCGAGGCGCTCAGCCAAGTGCCCGAGGCCTCGCGCTTCCTGCAGCTGCTCGAGCCTGCGCAACTGGTGCAGGCGCTCACCGAGATGCAGGGGGGCACCGTGTTCGTGCCCACCAACGCGGCGCTCGAGGCCCTGCCCGCGGCCATCGAGCAAGACCCGGCCGCGCTGCGCAACTTCCTCGCCGGGCACTTCACCATGGGCACCGTCTCCACCGCGCTCCTGCTCGAGGCGGGCAGCGTGGAGCTGTTCGACCAGCAGCGCACCAGCCTGCCGGTGGTCACCTCGCGCGGCGCCACCACGGTGGGCCCGGCGCATGTCATCCGCCCCGACCTGCGCTGCGAGGGCGTGACCATTCACCTGGTGGACAGCGTGCTGCCCGTGGGCGCGTTCGACCCCAGCGAGAGCCCCAACCCCTTCCAGGTGAACCTCTGGCGCATGCCCGCCGAGTGA
- a CDS encoding acyl-CoA dehydrogenase family protein, with translation MAKSDSDKSVSFMRSLCMGQIEEDVLLPFPTMSDDEKEMLRGVSDALSTMLGAHAHDFRKWDREGHFPESFIDELKEFGAFGLVIPEEHGGLGFGSMAYSRALQEVAKYDASTAVTIGAHSSIGMRGLLLFGNEDQNARYYPKLATGEMIAAFCLTEPGAGSDAASITTKAHREGDEWVLEGNKLWITNGGIASFFTVFAKTDEGRKGGMTAFLVTSDMAGISIGPHEDKMGLRASSTTTVAFDGVRVPNANVLGEVGQGFKVAMKILNSGRTGLGGGSVGAMKKIIELATAQASERAQFGKPIREYGLVRRKIGHMVVDCYAAEAVVSVVAGLVDAGFEDYAVEAAISKVYATEALWRTVDEGLQIAGGNGFMCEFPYERMLRDCRINRIFEGTNDILRLFIALNGMDGVASELKELMSVRKSLFSAPIKGFGVLQDYAAKHAQLATGAKRQGTHFTKLSPQLGKHAEAFEQSTRELASAVDRILRKHGKEIIGKQFASNRLAEIMIDLFVWACVMSRVNSAIEAGAADVETQLRILDVFAGRAGGRIRTNFRKIDDNDDEHIKALSDHAFELGKFGWDTL, from the coding sequence ATGGCCAAGAGTGATTCAGACAAGTCGGTGAGCTTCATGCGTTCGCTCTGCATGGGGCAGATCGAAGAAGACGTCCTCCTGCCGTTCCCCACCATGAGCGACGACGAGAAGGAGATGCTGCGTGGCGTGTCCGACGCGCTCTCCACCATGCTGGGCGCCCACGCGCACGACTTCCGCAAGTGGGACCGCGAGGGGCACTTCCCCGAGAGCTTCATCGACGAGCTCAAGGAGTTCGGCGCGTTCGGCCTGGTCATCCCGGAGGAGCACGGTGGCCTCGGCTTCGGCAGCATGGCGTACTCGCGCGCCCTCCAAGAGGTGGCCAAGTACGACGCGTCCACCGCGGTGACCATCGGCGCGCACAGCTCCATCGGCATGCGCGGCCTCTTGCTGTTCGGCAACGAAGACCAGAACGCGCGCTACTACCCGAAGCTCGCCACCGGCGAGATGATCGCGGCCTTCTGCCTCACCGAGCCGGGCGCGGGCTCCGACGCCGCCTCCATCACCACCAAGGCCCACCGCGAGGGCGACGAGTGGGTGCTGGAGGGCAACAAGCTGTGGATCACCAACGGCGGCATCGCGAGCTTCTTCACCGTGTTCGCCAAGACCGACGAGGGCCGCAAGGGCGGCATGACCGCGTTCCTGGTCACCAGCGACATGGCCGGCATCAGCATCGGGCCCCACGAGGACAAGATGGGCCTGCGCGCCAGCAGCACCACCACCGTGGCGTTCGACGGCGTGCGTGTGCCCAACGCCAATGTCTTGGGTGAGGTGGGCCAGGGCTTCAAGGTGGCCATGAAGATCCTCAACTCGGGGCGCACCGGCCTCGGTGGCGGCTCGGTGGGCGCCATGAAGAAGATCATCGAGCTGGCCACCGCGCAGGCCAGCGAGCGCGCCCAGTTCGGCAAGCCCATCCGCGAGTACGGCCTGGTGCGCCGCAAGATCGGGCACATGGTGGTGGACTGCTACGCGGCCGAGGCCGTGGTGAGCGTGGTGGCCGGCCTGGTGGACGCGGGCTTCGAGGACTACGCCGTGGAGGCCGCCATCAGCAAGGTGTACGCCACCGAGGCGCTCTGGCGCACCGTGGACGAAGGCCTGCAAATCGCGGGCGGCAACGGCTTCATGTGCGAGTTCCCCTACGAGCGCATGCTGCGCGACTGCCGCATCAACCGCATCTTCGAGGGCACCAACGACATCCTGCGCCTCTTCATCGCCCTCAACGGCATGGACGGCGTGGCCTCGGAGCTCAAGGAGCTCATGAGCGTGCGCAAGTCCCTCTTCTCGGCGCCCATCAAGGGCTTCGGCGTGCTCCAGGACTACGCCGCCAAGCACGCGCAGCTGGCGACCGGCGCGAAGCGCCAGGGCACCCACTTCACCAAGCTCTCGCCGCAGCTGGGCAAGCACGCCGAGGCCTTCGAGCAGTCCACCCGTGAGCTCGCCAGCGCCGTGGACCGCATCCTGCGCAAGCACGGCAAGGAGATCATCGGCAAGCAGTTCGCCTCGAACCGCCTCGCCGAGATCATGATCGACCTCTTCGTGTGGGCCTGCGTCATGTCGCGCGTGAACTCGGCCATCGAGGCCGGCGCGGCTGACGTGGAGACACAGCTGCGGATCTTGGATGTGTTCGCCGGGCGCGCGGGTGGCCGGATTCGGACGAACTTCCGGAAGATCGACGACAACGACGACGAGCACATCAAGGCGCTGTCGGACCACGCGTTCGAGCTGGGGAAGTTCGGGTGGGACACGCTCTAA
- a CDS encoding ATP-binding protein yields MSDPTRESLHGVALYNPHLLSKDELKRDFVARRAQFDSLVADLRSRTTSTPQHHLILGQRGMGKSTLLRRIAYEIQDDAELNAAYIPLQFPEEQYNIKHLGDLWLNCLDALSDALEAEGNKQQSDALDAAIESAHRSSPGDLEDAARTVLFTSAKRLGRRLVLLLDNADVVFDRIKEADWALRDAISKSDALVLIGASSNAIEHTHRYGQAFYDFFRVTRLGGLQDEEARDVLLALADRQGNEEVRRIVVETPERVAAVRTLAGGNPRTIATLYGILAASTHGDVRGDLEMLLDRHTPLYKARFEVLPDQAQQVVDALCILWDPARASDVAEHVGLELNKVSAQLDRLVTDGIVEKVLSVDKKTGRRSKRHAFQISERFFNIWYLMRASRRVRRKLIWLVRFLESMHGKRGLTQEASRIMRVLGGGLPSAHDVELALSLLERLPNNNMKTGLLWELARSRSVESDSIANRVENTDVYSLRIVDRATKVRWVRERFEALLTERSANHSQDLSSHNVSKFIRQTVDEFMMNPALLWVHKIELVKSIDSADGPGSMLLLVQLAMDTFFDQCTVPSIERGMRVDDDHGSSRAAAGRKA; encoded by the coding sequence GTGTCTGACCCCACCCGAGAGTCGCTGCACGGCGTTGCCCTCTACAACCCGCACCTGCTGTCCAAGGACGAACTCAAGCGGGACTTCGTAGCCCGCCGGGCGCAGTTCGACTCGCTGGTCGCCGACTTGCGGTCCCGGACGACGTCGACCCCACAGCACCACCTGATACTGGGCCAGCGAGGCATGGGGAAGTCGACGCTCCTGCGACGTATCGCGTATGAGATCCAGGACGACGCAGAACTGAATGCGGCCTATATCCCCCTGCAGTTTCCCGAGGAGCAGTACAACATCAAGCACCTGGGCGATCTTTGGCTGAACTGCCTGGACGCGCTGTCGGATGCGCTAGAGGCGGAAGGCAACAAGCAGCAGTCCGACGCCCTGGACGCTGCCATCGAGAGCGCCCATCGCAGCTCACCAGGTGATTTGGAGGACGCCGCTCGCACCGTCCTCTTCACCTCGGCGAAGCGGCTCGGCCGGCGCCTCGTGCTGCTGCTCGACAACGCCGACGTCGTGTTCGACCGCATCAAGGAGGCCGACTGGGCGCTCCGGGACGCCATCTCTAAGTCGGACGCGCTGGTGCTCATCGGCGCGAGCTCGAACGCGATTGAGCACACCCACCGCTATGGGCAAGCGTTCTACGACTTCTTTCGCGTGACACGCCTTGGCGGTCTGCAAGATGAAGAGGCGCGTGATGTGCTGCTCGCGCTAGCCGACCGGCAGGGCAACGAAGAGGTGCGTCGCATCGTGGTGGAGACCCCCGAGCGCGTGGCGGCGGTTCGCACCCTGGCGGGAGGAAACCCGAGGACCATTGCTACCCTGTACGGGATCCTAGCGGCATCCACTCATGGCGACGTGCGCGGGGACCTCGAGATGCTGCTCGATCGCCACACTCCGCTCTACAAGGCGCGGTTCGAGGTGTTGCCCGACCAAGCGCAGCAGGTTGTCGATGCGCTGTGCATCCTCTGGGACCCCGCACGCGCCAGTGATGTCGCGGAGCATGTTGGCCTTGAGCTGAACAAGGTCTCAGCTCAGCTTGATCGACTGGTCACCGATGGCATTGTCGAGAAGGTGCTTTCGGTCGACAAGAAGACCGGCAGGAGGTCAAAGAGACACGCATTTCAGATTTCCGAGCGATTCTTCAATATCTGGTATCTGATGCGCGCGAGTCGACGCGTCCGACGGAAGCTCATCTGGTTGGTGCGTTTCCTTGAATCGATGCATGGAAAGCGTGGCCTCACTCAGGAAGCGAGCCGCATAATGAGGGTACTCGGGGGTGGGCTGCCCAGCGCACACGACGTCGAACTCGCGCTGTCTCTGCTCGAGCGACTTCCCAACAACAATATGAAGACAGGCCTCCTGTGGGAGCTTGCGCGAAGCCGCAGCGTCGAGTCAGACAGTATCGCGAATCGAGTTGAAAACACGGATGTGTACAGCCTCCGAATTGTCGATAGAGCCACCAAGGTGCGATGGGTTCGCGAGAGATTCGAGGCGCTTCTCACGGAGCGTTCAGCCAATCACTCGCAAGATCTGTCGAGTCACAATGTATCGAAATTCATTCGTCAAACTGTGGATGAATTCATGATGAATCCGGCGCTCTTGTGGGTACATAAGATCGAGCTTGTAAAATCTATTGACAGCGCCGATGGTCCTGGCTCAATGCTCTTGTTGGTTCAGTTGGCGATGGATACGTTTTTCGATCAGTGCACCGTTCCTTCGATCGAGCGTGGGATGAGAGTTGACGACGATCATGGTTCCTCGCGTGCTGCTGCTGGTCGCAAAGCATGA
- a CDS encoding ATP-binding protein, with protein sequence MPKLPIAGPIAKGDDFFGRSRELRRLWSLLDSGHVLLLAPRRVGKSSILARMAVDATEHDFATFQQSVAGCQDELTLVRDLYRAVLEVDGTIIQKLGNKPWATNFARFLPKAATLGPVAFTFDEAAAAPWRDLGEALIRVLSEHQDKKYLFLIDELPLFVLNLLQQDPARARAFLEWFRGVRQRLDNVRWLLAGSVGLDSITRAAGLTSTINDLQAMHLGEFSPQDADGFITQATERAGFELDPPTRAYLLGRVGWPIPFFLAHFIRELDDIRRDGGELDTHSVDTAFGRLVSVEQRVIYAHWEERLAQQFIQAHADLAHDLLDTIAVDPLGPTEEALFVTMVDEKQVAACRMVMNDLLSDGYIVCAEDGRWKFRSPMLHAYWKKFARRGNRV encoded by the coding sequence ATGCCCAAGCTCCCCATCGCCGGTCCCATCGCCAAGGGTGACGATTTCTTCGGACGTTCCAGGGAGTTACGGCGCCTCTGGTCACTACTGGACTCTGGTCATGTGCTGCTGCTCGCGCCGCGTCGCGTGGGCAAGAGCTCCATCCTTGCCCGTATGGCGGTTGACGCGACCGAGCACGACTTCGCCACCTTCCAACAGAGCGTGGCAGGTTGCCAAGACGAGCTGACCCTCGTGCGCGACCTGTACAGGGCCGTTCTCGAGGTGGATGGAACCATCATCCAGAAGCTCGGCAACAAGCCGTGGGCTACCAATTTCGCACGCTTCCTTCCCAAAGCCGCGACGCTAGGTCCCGTCGCCTTCACGTTCGATGAAGCCGCCGCGGCTCCGTGGCGCGACTTGGGCGAGGCGCTCATCCGCGTGCTCTCTGAGCACCAGGACAAGAAGTACCTCTTCCTGATCGACGAACTGCCGCTGTTCGTGCTCAACCTCCTCCAGCAAGACCCAGCCCGGGCGAGAGCGTTCCTCGAGTGGTTCCGCGGCGTGCGTCAGCGTCTGGACAACGTCCGCTGGTTGCTCGCGGGTTCCGTGGGTCTCGACAGCATCACGCGCGCTGCGGGGCTCACGTCGACCATCAACGACCTCCAAGCCATGCACCTCGGGGAGTTCAGTCCTCAAGACGCCGACGGTTTCATCACTCAAGCGACCGAGCGCGCGGGCTTTGAACTGGACCCACCCACGCGTGCCTATCTACTAGGTCGCGTTGGGTGGCCGATCCCGTTCTTTCTCGCCCACTTCATCAGGGAGCTCGATGACATCCGCCGCGATGGAGGAGAGCTCGACACGCACTCCGTGGACACCGCCTTCGGCCGACTCGTGTCAGTCGAGCAGCGGGTCATCTATGCGCACTGGGAGGAGCGCCTCGCCCAGCAGTTCATTCAGGCGCACGCGGACCTCGCCCACGACCTCCTCGACACCATCGCAGTCGACCCTCTCGGGCCCACCGAGGAGGCGCTCTTCGTCACGATGGTGGATGAGAAGCAGGTCGCTGCTTGCCGGATGGTGATGAACGACCTGCTCTCCGACGGCTACATCGTGTGCGCCGAGGACGGTCGTTGGAAGTTCCGTTCCCCCATGCTCCACGCGTACTGGAAGAAGTTCGCGCGCCGAGGAAACCGTGTCTGA